Proteins encoded within one genomic window of Phototrophicus methaneseepsis:
- a CDS encoding HNH endonuclease encodes MKYDDHLDMAQLRRYAQSMNGRARKLRVSGTLSAALLRDRIYESGGRCEWCHTNLLQQEFELDHIVNLARGGSNIASNIVVSCPDCNRRKSSRHVASFALETLARTGIETTLIQRVLTHFNVQGRVQRHFFEDAEASFEPFVLTNDEPEGDTPTDEPHPGEVPPYRW; translated from the coding sequence ATGAAGTACGATGATCACCTGGATATGGCCCAATTACGCCGCTATGCGCAGTCGATGAATGGACGTGCGCGTAAACTGCGCGTCTCTGGCACGCTTTCAGCGGCGCTCCTACGCGACCGCATCTATGAAAGCGGCGGGCGCTGCGAATGGTGTCATACAAACCTCCTCCAGCAAGAATTTGAACTTGATCACATTGTGAATCTGGCACGCGGTGGCAGCAATATCGCCAGTAATATCGTCGTCTCCTGCCCGGATTGCAACCGACGCAAATCATCGCGGCATGTCGCCAGCTTCGCGTTAGAAACACTCGCGCGGACGGGCATCGAAACGACTTTGATACAACGTGTGTTAACCCACTTCAACGTTCAGGGACGGGTCCAGCGCCATTTCTTTGAAGATGCAGAAGCTTCATTTGAGCCGTTTGTGCTCACGAATGATGAGCCGGAGGGAGACACCCCCACAGATGAACCTCATCCCGGTGAGGTGCCACCCTACCGCTGGTGA
- a CDS encoding DUF4342 domain-containing protein: MADKRTWTEEFEVSGKEVVERVRELIQQGNVRRLIVRKKDGEALVELPLTPTVVGAGVLTVFAGPLVIVGAAAAMLAEVKIEVVREAAEDDDDTASTIKQKIDVE, from the coding sequence ATGGCTGATAAGAGAACATGGACAGAGGAATTTGAGGTCAGCGGCAAAGAAGTCGTTGAACGTGTGCGTGAACTAATCCAACAGGGCAACGTGCGCCGCCTGATTGTTCGTAAGAAAGACGGTGAAGCCCTGGTCGAACTACCTCTCACGCCGACCGTTGTCGGTGCAGGCGTTCTGACTGTTTTTGCAGGCCCGCTGGTGATTGTCGGCGCGGCAGCAGCGATGCTGGCAGAAGTCAAAATTGAAGTTGTGCGCGAAGCCGCAGAAGATGATGATGACACGGCCTCCACGATTAAACAGAAGATTGACGTGGAATAG